A portion of the Rhodopseudomonas sp. BAL398 genome contains these proteins:
- a CDS encoding 3-oxoacid CoA-transferase subunit A, protein MINKIALSLRDAVAPITDGSSVMVTGFGDSGLPRELIDALIAHGAGDLTLISNNAGTERVGLARLLELGRVRKIICSYPKSSGSVVFTELYRAGRIELELVPQGTLLERMRAAGAGLGPFFTPTGYGTLIAEGKEQRVVDGKGYVLEQPLAADFALIKGYHADRWGNLTYRLAARGFGPVMCMAAKTTIVQVDDIVPLGTIPPESVVTPGIFVARIVRKDA, encoded by the coding sequence ATGATCAACAAGATTGCTTTGTCGTTGCGAGATGCTGTTGCGCCGATCACCGACGGTTCCTCGGTGATGGTCACGGGTTTCGGCGATTCCGGTCTGCCGCGCGAATTGATCGATGCGCTGATTGCGCACGGCGCCGGCGACCTCACACTCATCAGCAACAATGCCGGCACCGAGCGGGTCGGTCTCGCCCGCCTGCTCGAACTCGGGCGGGTGCGCAAGATCATCTGTTCCTATCCGAAATCCTCGGGCTCGGTGGTGTTCACCGAGTTGTACCGCGCCGGTCGCATCGAACTGGAGCTGGTGCCGCAGGGCACCTTGCTGGAGCGGATGCGCGCCGCGGGCGCCGGCCTCGGCCCGTTCTTCACCCCCACCGGCTATGGCACGCTGATCGCCGAGGGCAAGGAGCAGCGTGTCGTGGATGGCAAGGGCTATGTGCTGGAGCAGCCGCTGGCCGCCGACTTCGCCTTGATCAAGGGCTATCACGCCGACCGCTGGGGCAATCTGACCTACCGTCTCGCCGCGCGCGGCTTCGGGCCGGTGATGTGCATGGCCGCCAAAACCACGATCGTCCAAGTCGACGACATCGTCCCGCTGGGAACCATCCCGCCGGAATCGGTGGTGACGCCGGGGATTTTCGTCGCTCGTATCGTTCGGAAGGATGCCTGA
- a CDS encoding DMT family transporter: protein MNGWLALLAAGLLEVVWALGLKHSEGFTRFWPAAATLLAIVASFGLMSIALKSLPFGTAYAVWTGIGAAGSIIVGMLLYGEPTSGIRVLCLTLIVAGMIGLKLSSPA, encoded by the coding sequence GTGAACGGCTGGCTCGCTTTGCTTGCAGCGGGCTTGCTGGAGGTTGTCTGGGCGCTGGGTCTGAAACATTCCGAGGGCTTCACCCGGTTCTGGCCTGCGGCCGCGACCTTGCTGGCGATCGTCGCCAGCTTCGGCCTGATGAGCATCGCGCTGAAATCACTGCCATTCGGCACCGCCTACGCGGTCTGGACCGGAATCGGCGCCGCCGGCAGCATCATCGTCGGCATGTTGCTCTATGGCGAACCGACCAGCGGCATTCGGGTGCTTTGCCTCACTTTGATTGTGGCCGGCATGATCGGACTGAAACTCAGCTCGCCGGCCTGA
- a CDS encoding 3-oxoacid CoA-transferase subunit B, whose translation MATNRKLSRNRVAQLTAQDIAPGSYINIGLGIPTLVPKFLDPSKEVVLHSENGILGLEGLKPGLPGDDDLINASKQHVQLILGASIVDQSLSFAMMRGGHLDATILGAFQVAMNGDIASWSTGAADDIPGIGGAMDLVAGARRVIVVMEHLARDGAPKLMKKCSYPLTGLGVVTNIYTDMAIIDVEPSRGFVVRGIAEGLSREELQAATDAPLIYADDVVVLTEQA comes from the coding sequence ATGGCCACCAACAGGAAACTGAGCCGCAACCGCGTCGCGCAGCTGACCGCGCAGGACATCGCCCCCGGCAGCTACATCAATATCGGCCTCGGCATTCCGACGCTGGTGCCGAAATTTCTCGATCCGAGCAAGGAAGTCGTCCTGCATAGCGAGAACGGCATTTTGGGGCTCGAAGGGCTGAAGCCGGGGCTGCCGGGCGATGACGATCTGATCAACGCCAGCAAGCAGCACGTGCAACTGATCCTCGGCGCATCGATCGTCGATCAGTCGCTGTCGTTTGCGATGATGCGCGGCGGCCATCTCGACGCCACCATTCTGGGCGCGTTCCAGGTGGCGATGAATGGCGATATCGCCAGCTGGTCGACCGGCGCCGCGGACGACATTCCGGGAATCGGCGGGGCGATGGATCTGGTCGCCGGCGCGCGCCGCGTCATCGTGGTGATGGAGCATCTGGCCCGCGACGGCGCGCCGAAGCTGATGAAGAAGTGCAGCTATCCGCTGACCGGCCTCGGCGTCGTCACCAACATCTATACCGACATGGCGATCATCGACGTGGAGCCGTCGCGCGGATTCGTGGTGCGCGGGATCGCCGAGGGCCTGTCGCGCGAAGAGCTGCAGGCGGCCACCGACGCGCCGCTGATCTATGCGGATGATGTCGTCGTCCTGACCGAGCAGGCATAG
- a CDS encoding OPT/YSL family transporter, giving the protein MITGALLAPCNVYSGLKIGWTFNMSVAAGLLGFAFWSSASHLFGTRHWALHENNINQTAASASASIISAGLAAPIPALALLTGQTLAFEVLAVWLLVISLLGVVVAAGLRHQLLEREKLPFPSGVVTAETMTEIHSSGAESSARLRLLGLAAAASAALKALVTAFGLGPMAPPLRWTLGLAGNKTLAVSSLNLGFALDPSLLMVGFGAIAGLRIGLSMLIGALAGWAVLAPLALSQGWVSPGPATGLWFGPLVEWLLWPGATLMATSALAGFLMSLVGVVRRRADATRRAQRESSERADATAPRGFDKRLLWLAFVVVLILGVIAQVTIFSIGPFEAMIAVILSYVLAIVAARVSGETAITPIGALGKITQLTFGAISPGQITTNLMTANVTGGAAGQCADLMHDLRTGQIIGATPSFQMIAQIFGILTGSFVAAATYLLLIPSPQTQLLTPQWPAPAVATWKAVAEVLAGGLAAMPPGALVAIAIAAACGIVLAVLEARIPEQYARFVPSGSAIGLGFVIPAWNSLSLLAGAVVAFVLTRAYPDLAPKRVVVVAAGLIVGESLTGVGSALWGFFW; this is encoded by the coding sequence ATGATCACCGGGGCGCTGTTGGCGCCGTGCAATGTCTATAGCGGCCTCAAGATCGGTTGGACCTTCAACATGTCGGTGGCGGCGGGGTTGTTGGGCTTCGCCTTCTGGAGCTCGGCGTCGCACCTGTTCGGCACCCGCCATTGGGCCTTGCACGAAAACAATATCAACCAGACCGCCGCGTCCGCATCGGCGTCGATCATCTCCGCCGGCCTCGCGGCGCCGATTCCCGCGCTGGCGCTGCTCACCGGCCAGACGCTGGCCTTCGAGGTCCTCGCCGTCTGGCTGCTGGTGATCAGCCTGCTCGGCGTCGTCGTCGCCGCCGGATTGCGCCATCAGCTGCTGGAACGCGAAAAGCTGCCGTTTCCGTCCGGCGTCGTGACCGCCGAAACGATGACCGAGATCCATTCCAGCGGCGCCGAATCCTCCGCCCGCCTTCGCCTGCTGGGTCTCGCGGCGGCCGCGAGCGCCGCTTTGAAGGCGCTGGTGACGGCCTTCGGCCTTGGTCCGATGGCGCCGCCTTTGCGCTGGACGCTGGGCCTTGCGGGCAACAAGACCCTGGCGGTGTCGTCGCTCAATCTCGGCTTCGCGCTCGATCCCTCTTTGCTGATGGTCGGCTTCGGCGCCATCGCCGGATTGCGTATCGGCCTATCGATGCTGATCGGCGCGCTCGCCGGCTGGGCCGTGTTGGCGCCGCTGGCGTTGAGCCAAGGTTGGGTGTCGCCGGGCCCCGCGACCGGCCTGTGGTTCGGGCCGCTGGTCGAATGGCTGCTATGGCCGGGCGCGACCTTGATGGCGACGTCGGCGCTCGCCGGCTTTCTGATGTCGCTGGTCGGTGTCGTGCGTCGCCGCGCCGATGCGACCCGCCGGGCGCAACGCGAATCTAGCGAGCGGGCGGACGCCACCGCCCCGCGCGGCTTCGACAAGCGCCTGCTGTGGTTGGCCTTTGTCGTGGTGCTGATCCTCGGCGTGATCGCGCAGGTCACGATCTTTTCGATCGGCCCGTTCGAGGCGATGATCGCGGTGATCTTGAGTTACGTTCTGGCAATCGTGGCGGCGCGGGTCTCCGGCGAAACCGCGATCACGCCGATCGGCGCGCTCGGCAAGATCACCCAGCTGACCTTTGGGGCGATCTCGCCCGGGCAGATCACGACCAATCTGATGACGGCCAATGTCACCGGCGGCGCCGCCGGGCAATGCGCCGATCTGATGCACGATCTGCGCACCGGCCAGATCATCGGCGCGACGCCGTCGTTCCAGATGATCGCGCAGATCTTCGGGATACTGACCGGCTCATTCGTCGCCGCGGCGACCTATCTGTTGCTGATCCCCTCGCCGCAGACGCAATTGCTGACCCCGCAATGGCCGGCGCCGGCCGTCGCCACCTGGAAGGCGGTCGCCGAAGTGCTGGCGGGCGGCCTGGCGGCGATGCCGCCCGGCGCGCTGGTCGCCATCGCCATCGCGGCCGCTTGCGGCATCGTGCTGGCGGTGCTCGAAGCCCGGATCCCGGAGCAATATGCGCGCTTCGTGCCGAGCGGCTCGGCGATCGGGCTGGGCTTTGTGATTCCGGCCTGGAATTCGCTGTCGCTGCTGGCCGGAGCCGTGGTGGCTTTCGTGCTGACCAGGGCCTATCCCGATCTGGCGCCCAAGCGGGTCGTGGTCGTCGCCGCCGGCCTGATCGTCGGCGAAAGCCTGACCGGCGTCGGCAGCGCGCTATGGGGTTTCTTCTGGTAG